The following are encoded in a window of Blastocatellia bacterium genomic DNA:
- a CDS encoding CarD family transcriptional regulator — translation MLLTPGSKIVYPSQGPCLIGAIVEKTIAERPLSFYQLLVLSDGGGELFIPVEKVDMVGIRLLLSRSEIPKLMVRLSQPGAMADNYRARSLYISDLFASGSAFDLAEIVGSLTELHTSKSLSFREHKVLERAKALLVCEVAEVMGMTKEVATGQVDAALAARDPKAQTGRATRSRMTTSRNQARYQGASG, via the coding sequence TTGTTACTGACGCCGGGGAGTAAAATCGTTTATCCCTCTCAGGGGCCATGCTTGATTGGCGCCATCGTCGAGAAGACGATAGCCGAGCGGCCATTGAGCTTCTATCAACTGCTCGTTCTCAGTGACGGCGGGGGCGAGTTGTTTATCCCGGTAGAGAAAGTGGATATGGTGGGCATACGGCTGCTGCTGAGTCGTTCTGAGATACCTAAATTGATGGTCCGCTTGAGCCAGCCAGGGGCTATGGCCGACAACTACCGGGCACGCAGCCTCTACATTTCAGATCTGTTCGCCTCAGGCTCGGCTTTCGATCTGGCTGAAATCGTCGGGTCGCTTACTGAATTGCACACCAGTAAGTCCTTGTCGTTCCGCGAGCACAAGGTTCTCGAAAGGGCGAAGGCGCTGTTGGTGTGCGAGGTCGCCGAAGTGATGGGAATGACGAAGGAAGTGGCCACCGGGCAGGTTGATGCGGCCCTCGCGGCGCGAGACCCAAAAGCGCAGACCGGCAGGGCAACCCGCAGCCGGATGACCACTAGCCGCAATCAAGCCCGATATCAAGGGGCTTCCGGGTAA
- a CDS encoding fatty acid desaturase produces the protein MKSSGLTDERPWNRPWWQFSKGNGAVFFYVVFIHALALLGLILHPRPGVSVLVVTMAIAAVGGVGTSVCYHRSLAHRSLRLNAVVESILIFFTICNASGEPMSWVANHRHHHAKADTAEDVSSPRHGGFWWAHLRWVYQWSGSEVRRWCPDLDRRRYRVWRRLQIPIIALAIFAGIAFGWQAFFWVGAIRLVYCLHLQMFVNSLLHMTPGLPEGVDSSRNIWWLGPLQFGAWGENWHRNHHADANAARFGRRWWQIDVGWYVIRGLKALRLASDVRPTKDVVQQEARRATQVGMH, from the coding sequence ATGAAATCATCCGGATTGACAGACGAGCGCCCCTGGAACCGCCCCTGGTGGCAGTTTTCTAAGGGCAACGGGGCGGTTTTCTTCTATGTCGTTTTCATTCACGCGCTCGCGCTGCTGGGGCTGATTCTCCATCCGCGGCCCGGTGTGAGTGTGCTGGTCGTGACCATGGCCATTGCGGCAGTCGGCGGCGTAGGAACTTCGGTCTGTTATCACCGGTCGCTGGCGCACCGCTCTTTACGATTGAATGCGGTCGTTGAGAGTATCCTCATTTTCTTCACCATCTGTAACGCATCGGGAGAGCCGATGTCATGGGTGGCCAATCATCGTCACCACCATGCCAAAGCCGACACCGCCGAGGACGTTTCGAGCCCGCGACATGGCGGCTTCTGGTGGGCGCACCTCCGCTGGGTCTATCAATGGTCAGGCAGCGAAGTAAGGCGCTGGTGCCCAGACCTCGACCGGCGACGGTATCGTGTCTGGCGGCGGCTGCAAATCCCGATTATCGCGCTGGCCATATTCGCCGGGATCGCTTTCGGCTGGCAAGCCTTCTTCTGGGTCGGGGCAATCCGGCTGGTCTACTGTCTGCACCTTCAGATGTTCGTCAATAGCCTGTTGCACATGACGCCGGGCCTGCCCGAGGGCGTAGACTCTAGCCGTAACATCTGGTGGCTCGGGCCTTTGCAATTCGGCGCCTGGGGGGAGAACTGGCACCGCAATCACCACGCCGACGCCAACGCGGCGCGCTTCGGTCGCCGCTGGTGGCAGATTGACGTCGGTTGGTATGTCATCCGTGGCCTCAAAGCCTTGAGGCTGGCAAGTGATGTCCGGCCAACCAAAGATGTCGTCCAGCAGGAAGCGCGGCGTGCGACACAGGTTGGAATGCATTAA
- a CDS encoding RNA-binding protein, whose amino-acid sequence MSKRIFVGNLSYQTTESDLTTLFEQAGEVESASIITDRDSGRSKGFAFVEMGNEAADKAITQFNGAELNGRALTVNEARPREDRSSSRGGNNGGRRGSGGGSRDRGGYNRY is encoded by the coding sequence ATGTCTAAGAGAATATTTGTTGGAAACCTGTCGTACCAGACGACAGAAAGCGATCTCACCACCCTGTTTGAGCAGGCCGGCGAGGTCGAATCGGCTTCGATCATCACTGACCGCGATAGCGGACGTTCGAAGGGCTTTGCCTTTGTGGAGATGGGCAACGAGGCTGCGGATAAAGCCATTACGCAGTTCAACGGCGCCGAACTCAATGGCCGCGCCCTGACCGTCAACGAAGCGCGCCCGCGCGAGGACCGTTCAAGCAGCCGTGGCGGCAATAACGGAGGCCGCCGTGGCTCGGGCGGTGGCTCCAGAGATCGTGGCGGCTACAACCGCTACTGA
- a CDS encoding STAS domain-containing protein: MMRRPTKVISRKNGDVRIIKITGRLDPGDGPDLLFDMVQRFVEEGEINFLLDLRSVTYISSTGVGSLIKCYRTVLKEKGQVKLLSPSQSVRNILAISKLDGVFEIFSDEAEALADFQEKAPEKKAKTRKPN; this comes from the coding sequence ATGATGAGACGACCTACAAAAGTAATCAGCAGAAAGAACGGCGACGTTCGCATCATTAAGATCACCGGGCGGCTCGATCCCGGCGACGGCCCCGATCTACTATTCGACATGGTTCAGCGGTTCGTCGAAGAAGGCGAAATCAATTTTCTACTTGATCTGCGCAGCGTGACTTACATTAGCAGTACGGGCGTGGGCAGCCTGATCAAGTGTTATCGGACCGTGCTCAAAGAGAAAGGGCAGGTCAAGCTCTTGTCGCCATCGCAATCGGTGCGCAACATTCTAGCCATCTCGAAGCTCGATGGGGTGTTCGAGATTTTTTCAGACGAGGCTGAGGCGCTGGCAGATTTCCAGGAAAAAGCTCCGGAGAAAAAGGCTAAAACCCGCAAGCCCAATTAA
- a CDS encoding HU family DNA-binding protein — protein MNQGDLIEKVANAASISKAEAERAINAMKEAITDSLRRNTKVTLVGFGTFQVSQRRARRGHNPYTNETIKIPAAKSVRFSVGKQLKEAVNKRKK, from the coding sequence ATGAATCAAGGCGATTTAATCGAGAAGGTAGCGAATGCCGCTTCTATCAGTAAAGCCGAGGCTGAACGCGCCATCAATGCCATGAAAGAAGCCATCACAGACAGCCTGCGCCGCAACACCAAGGTGACGCTGGTTGGCTTCGGGACCTTTCAAGTATCGCAACGGCGCGCGCGCCGCGGGCATAACCCCTACACCAACGAAACCATCAAGATTCCAGCAGCCAAGAGTGTACGTTTTAGCGTCGGCAAACAGCTAAAAGAAGCCGTCAACAAGCGCAAGAAATAG
- a CDS encoding alcohol dehydrogenase catalytic domain-containing protein, whose protein sequence is MRALRFDGRLRFVEDAPLPVRPGEALVQVLRAGICNTDLEIVKGYAGYHGTLGHEFVGRVVESPDKAQIGRRVVGEINAGCGACALCATGDSRHCPERTVLGIKGRDGAFADYLSLPAGNLLVVPDSIGDEEAVFVEPLAAAAGILEQVSVVNTSRVAVIGEGKLAQLICQVLAPTGCALTVLGKHEEKLALLESLDARRLLTGGTDDPANAQGWIADWGLSQSFDLVIEASGSATGLPLAIALARPRGTIVLKSTHHGPTATNLSPVVVNELRIVGSRCGRLAPALDLLAARAVNVRPLISQEFDITDGLAAFAHAGTGKAMKVLLRFS, encoded by the coding sequence ATGAGAGCATTGCGCTTCGACGGCAGACTGCGTTTCGTTGAGGATGCGCCGCTGCCCGTGCGTCCGGGCGAAGCGCTCGTGCAAGTGCTGCGGGCGGGAATCTGCAACACCGATCTTGAGATCGTCAAAGGGTACGCCGGCTATCACGGAACCCTCGGCCATGAATTCGTGGGCCGGGTTGTCGAATCACCGGACAAAGCGCAAATTGGCCGGCGGGTCGTCGGCGAAATCAATGCTGGCTGTGGGGCCTGTGCGCTCTGCGCCACAGGCGACTCGCGCCATTGCCCGGAACGAACGGTGCTCGGCATCAAAGGCCGCGACGGCGCGTTCGCTGATTATCTTTCGCTCCCGGCAGGCAACCTCCTCGTGGTTCCCGACTCGATAGGCGACGAAGAGGCGGTCTTTGTCGAGCCGCTAGCCGCTGCCGCAGGCATCCTCGAACAAGTCAGCGTCGTCAATACCTCGCGCGTCGCGGTGATCGGAGAAGGAAAGCTGGCGCAACTGATCTGCCAGGTGCTTGCGCCAACAGGGTGCGCGCTGACCGTTTTGGGCAAGCATGAAGAGAAACTCGCGCTGCTGGAAAGCCTCGACGCGCGGCGGTTGCTGACTGGGGGCACAGATGACCCTGCAAATGCGCAGGGTTGGATTGCCGACTGGGGCTTAAGTCAAAGCTTTGATCTGGTGATCGAAGCCAGCGGCTCGGCCACCGGGCTGCCTCTGGCGATTGCGCTCGCGCGTCCGCGCGGCACTATCGTATTGAAATCTACACACCACGGGCCGACCGCGACCAATCTTTCGCCGGTGGTCGTCAATGAATTGCGGATCGTCGGCTCGCGCTGCGGCAGGCTGGCACCGGCGCTCGATCTATTGGCGGCGCGCGCCGTTAACGTCCGGCCCTTGATTTCTCAAGAATTCGACATCACGGATGGCCTTGCCGCTTTTGCGCATGCCGGCACCGGCAAAGCAATGAAGGTCTTACTCCGCTTCTCCTGA
- a CDS encoding sialidase family protein, with protein MVHSRKEIVSEFIHLVMAILAVGMAVHSMLVTPPAQAQSAPTVTDAPVISSMQADPRDEPAIAVSRTNPQVIVGASKWVEGGASGNGNARVAYYYSSDSGHTWGTSVLPLETPQKNWSRAASASIASDLNGTFYLCVLMLDNSSFDTGIYVFKSSDNGHTFTSPVPVAIDIGSGTAPKLAKQPHLAVDTTATSRFKNTVYVVWVSVEPDRTVVLTNHLRPGDAGFSAPKTISHNGDMRSPSVTTGPSGELYAVWEGIGDPKRIYFNESLDGGETFLPPAAAPKTDAYIYDYVGSLSDPNASLIIRPVRRMNSYPVIDVDRSNGANRGMIYVAWAEARNHIDADVLIARMPPPNGDHPNMGHPLNVVRVNNDGAGADQFFPRLSIDPANGQVEVAFYDRRNDPAGNTLDVYLARSTDGGESFAENLRVSSAGFDATIQSSVVQAGSASLIGLGDYIALDALNGKANLMWADTRRGAQEIFYGSVTFEPTGGGGGGGGGGGGGGGDSTNNNCATPRVIPSVPFQDQMDTRAATISADDPATCAGGQGMASVWYSLTPTANTILGVDTSGSDYDTVVSVYTGSCGAMTAVACNDDFANAATAKSRALLTFQASAGTTYLIEITGKGSGGTLNLRVGYPTITAVEFPPAAKGSEVLKITGSGFSENNVSVAMSLDGNEMDLPVVTFSGQRQGDGTFNEITATRKKLRKKLRSGDTVIVTVESPSGSGRASNRYVFTRP; from the coding sequence ATGGTTCATAGTAGAAAAGAGATCGTCTCTGAATTCATCCATCTGGTAATGGCCATCCTGGCGGTGGGCATGGCGGTTCATTCGATGTTGGTGACTCCACCGGCGCAAGCGCAGAGCGCGCCGACGGTCACCGACGCGCCAGTCATCAGCAGTATGCAGGCCGACCCGCGCGATGAGCCGGCAATCGCCGTCAGCCGCACGAATCCGCAAGTGATCGTTGGCGCGTCAAAATGGGTCGAAGGCGGCGCATCGGGGAATGGCAACGCGCGCGTTGCTTATTACTATTCATCGGATAGTGGGCACACCTGGGGGACAAGCGTGCTGCCGCTTGAAACCCCGCAGAAGAACTGGAGCCGTGCCGCTAGCGCCTCAATCGCTTCAGACCTCAATGGCACGTTTTACCTTTGCGTCTTGATGTTAGACAACTCCAGTTTTGACACCGGCATTTACGTCTTCAAATCCTCCGATAATGGGCACACCTTCACATCTCCCGTGCCGGTTGCAATAGACATCGGCAGCGGGACTGCGCCGAAGCTCGCGAAACAGCCGCACCTTGCGGTTGATACAACGGCGACGAGTCGCTTTAAGAATACCGTCTATGTCGTCTGGGTTAGCGTCGAACCGGATCGCACCGTCGTGTTGACGAATCACTTGCGCCCCGGCGACGCCGGATTCTCTGCGCCTAAGACGATCAGCCACAACGGCGACATGCGCAGCCCCTCGGTCACCACGGGGCCGAGTGGCGAGCTGTATGCGGTGTGGGAAGGTATCGGCGACCCGAAGCGCATCTACTTCAACGAGTCGCTCGATGGTGGAGAAACCTTTCTGCCGCCAGCCGCCGCGCCAAAGACCGATGCTTACATTTATGACTATGTCGGGTCGCTCTCGGACCCGAACGCGTCTCTGATTATCCGCCCGGTCAGGCGCATGAATAGCTACCCGGTGATTGACGTAGACCGCAGCAATGGCGCCAATCGCGGCATGATTTATGTCGCATGGGCCGAGGCGCGCAACCACATTGACGCAGACGTCTTGATCGCGCGGATGCCGCCGCCGAATGGCGACCACCCGAACATGGGGCATCCGCTGAACGTGGTCAGAGTCAATAACGACGGCGCGGGCGCAGACCAATTCTTTCCTCGATTAAGCATAGACCCGGCTAACGGCCAGGTTGAAGTCGCTTTTTATGATCGCCGTAATGACCCGGCGGGCAATACGCTCGACGTTTACCTGGCGCGCTCAACCGACGGCGGCGAGAGCTTCGCCGAGAATCTACGTGTCAGCTCCGCGGGCTTCGACGCGACGATTCAGAGCAGTGTCGTACAAGCCGGCAGCGCCAGCTTGATCGGACTTGGAGATTACATCGCGCTCGACGCCTTGAACGGCAAAGCGAATCTGATGTGGGCCGACACACGGCGCGGCGCACAGGAGATCTTTTACGGCAGCGTGACGTTTGAACCAACTGGCGGTGGTGGCGGAGGAGGAGGCGGCGGCGGCGGTGGCGGCGGCGATTCGACCAATAATAATTGCGCGACACCTCGCGTCATTCCCTCTGTGCCATTCCAGGACCAAATGGATACGCGCGCGGCGACGATCTCGGCTGACGACCCGGCGACCTGCGCCGGCGGCCAGGGTATGGCTTCAGTCTGGTACTCGCTGACGCCGACGGCGAATACCATCCTCGGAGTTGATACGAGTGGCAGCGATTATGACACGGTTGTTAGCGTCTACACGGGCTCATGCGGCGCAATGACCGCCGTGGCTTGCAATGATGACTTTGCCAACGCCGCCACTGCAAAGAGCCGCGCGTTGCTCACTTTTCAGGCGAGTGCGGGAACCACTTACTTAATCGAAATCACCGGGAAGGGAAGCGGCGGCACGTTGAATTTGCGTGTCGGCTATCCAACCATCACGGCGGTCGAATTCCCACCTGCCGCTAAAGGTAGCGAGGTGCTGAAGATTACCGGCTCAGGCTTCAGCGAAAACAATGTTTCGGTGGCAATGAGCCTGGATGGGAACGAAATGGATTTACCGGTCGTTACCTTTTCAGGGCAGCGTCAGGGGGACGGCACCTTCAACGAGATAACCGCGACCCGCAAGAAGCTCCGCAAAAAACTCAGGTCAGGCGACACAGTGATTGTGACTGTCGAGAGTCCCTCAGGCAGCGGGCGGGCTTCCAATCGGTATGTATTCACGAGGCCCTGA
- the mpl gene encoding UDP-N-acetylmuramate:L-alanyl-gamma-D-glutamyl-meso-diaminopimelate ligase — MTLKHYHLIGICGTAMASLAGMLVAQGHKVTGSDANVYPPMSLELQRLGIPVAEGYRQENLRERPDIVVVGNAISRGNPEVEFVLNEKLAYTSMASVVKENFIRGHHSVVVAGTHGKTTTTSLMAWAMECAGANPSFLIGGVAENFQSSFRITDSDYFVIEGDEYDTAYFDKGPKFMHYLPDTVILNNVEFDHADIYRDLDAVKWAFSRLVNLIPQRGALVAGWDSPAVRELARNAFCPVISFGTEAGASWRATEIDLSGEMTRFKVSVEGAELGHYRTPLAGLFNVRNCLAVIATCETLGLDRQAVTAAMAEFKSVKRRMQMRGVARGVTVIDDFAHHPTAVMETLKAARAKYPGHRLIALFEPRSYTAQMKDFQQSFEDGLREADMIIIAGLFHPERYAESSAISPDEMIDNLRRSGREAEFIPSADDIVAHLSPKLREGDVVVAMSNGSFGGVHDKLLRALSGQGS; from the coding sequence TTGACACTCAAGCACTACCACCTGATCGGCATCTGCGGGACGGCGATGGCTTCTTTAGCCGGGATGCTCGTCGCCCAGGGACACAAAGTCACGGGCTCTGACGCAAACGTTTACCCACCCATGTCGCTTGAGCTTCAACGGCTCGGCATCCCCGTGGCCGAAGGCTACAGGCAAGAGAACCTCCGCGAACGGCCCGACATCGTCGTCGTCGGCAATGCCATTTCACGAGGCAACCCGGAAGTCGAGTTCGTGTTGAACGAGAAGCTGGCCTACACTTCGATGGCCTCGGTCGTGAAGGAGAATTTCATTCGCGGCCATCATTCAGTCGTGGTCGCGGGAACGCACGGCAAAACGACGACGACATCGCTGATGGCCTGGGCGATGGAATGCGCCGGCGCTAACCCTTCCTTTCTGATTGGCGGCGTCGCCGAGAATTTCCAGTCCTCATTCCGCATCACCGACAGCGATTACTTCGTCATTGAAGGCGACGAATACGACACCGCCTACTTCGACAAAGGTCCGAAGTTTATGCACTACCTGCCGGACACGGTGATTCTCAACAATGTCGAATTCGACCACGCGGACATCTACCGCGACCTCGACGCCGTGAAGTGGGCCTTCAGCCGCCTGGTCAATCTGATTCCGCAACGCGGCGCGCTCGTCGCCGGCTGGGATTCACCGGCTGTGCGCGAGCTTGCACGGAACGCCTTCTGTCCGGTGATCAGTTTCGGCACGGAAGCGGGCGCGAGTTGGCGAGCGACGGAAATTGATTTATCCGGCGAGATGACCCGTTTCAAAGTCAGCGTCGAGGGCGCGGAACTGGGTCACTATCGCACGCCGCTGGCAGGTCTTTTCAACGTGCGCAATTGCCTCGCGGTGATCGCTACGTGCGAAACGCTTGGGCTAGACCGTCAGGCGGTCACCGCTGCAATGGCCGAGTTCAAGAGCGTCAAGCGCCGCATGCAGATGCGCGGCGTTGCGCGCGGCGTCACGGTGATTGATGATTTTGCGCATCATCCGACGGCAGTAATGGAAACGCTCAAAGCGGCGCGCGCCAAGTATCCCGGTCACCGCTTGATCGCCTTATTCGAGCCGCGTTCTTACACCGCGCAGATGAAGGATTTCCAACAATCCTTTGAAGACGGTCTGCGGGAAGCTGACATGATTATCATCGCCGGCTTATTCCATCCCGAACGCTACGCGGAGTCGTCGGCCATCTCTCCCGATGAAATGATTGATAACCTGAGGCGCAGCGGGCGCGAGGCTGAATTCATCCCCTCGGCGGACGACATTGTCGCCC